Proteins found in one Rhizobium sp. CIAT894 genomic segment:
- a CDS encoding HigA family addiction module antitoxin has translation MPVYETTRPMTRCPSHPGALLADIIPATGKTKVEIANLLGISRQQLYDILNEKKPVSPNVAARLGKLFGDGPAIWLRMQAAYDAEREVDVSGIPTIRAA, from the coding sequence ATGCCCGTGTATGAAACGACGAGGCCCATGACGCGCTGCCCTTCCCACCCTGGGGCATTGCTCGCAGACATCATCCCGGCAACGGGAAAGACCAAGGTGGAAATCGCCAATCTGCTGGGTATCTCGCGCCAGCAACTCTACGATATTCTGAACGAGAAGAAGCCCGTATCGCCCAATGTCGCTGCCCGGCTTGGGAAACTGTTCGGTGACGGGCCGGCGATATGGCTGCGCATGCAAGCTGCCTATGATGCCGAACGGGAAGTGGATGTCTCGGGTATCCCGACAATCCGGGCCGCCTGA
- a CDS encoding YetF domain-containing protein, whose translation MDAVLRGLAIYFTLLLIIRLSGRRTLAQMTPFDLVIVLVISETTQQAMLGDDFSITNAIILILTLFTTDIGLSYVKRWWPRAAHIIDGVPTVLVADGVYDEGALKGARLQKEDVMEAARSQEGIESVTEIKFAILEVSGNISIIKKQKPG comes from the coding sequence TTGGATGCAGTTTTACGCGGACTGGCGATCTATTTCACACTGCTCCTGATCATCCGCCTCTCAGGAAGACGGACGCTCGCCCAGATGACGCCGTTCGACCTGGTCATCGTGCTGGTCATCTCCGAAACCACGCAGCAGGCAATGCTCGGGGACGACTTCTCGATCACCAATGCCATCATTCTGATCCTGACGCTGTTTACGACAGACATCGGCCTCTCCTACGTGAAGAGGTGGTGGCCTCGCGCAGCACATATCATCGATGGCGTTCCAACCGTTCTCGTCGCGGACGGGGTCTATGACGAAGGCGCGCTCAAAGGCGCTCGCCTGCAGAAGGAAGACGTCATGGAAGCGGCTCGTAGCCAGGAAGGCATCGAGAGTGTCACGGAGATCAAATTTGCCATCCTCGAAGTGAGCGGCAACATCAGCATCATCAAGAAGCAGAAACCCGGTTGA
- a CDS encoding type I secretion system permease/ATPase has translation MTTISIKPPRPPTQLVVALRACAGAFGLVFLYSCGYNLFLLAPSIYLLQIYDRVMSSRSVDTLVMLTMIIAIAVVVGSTLDIVRRAALSRIGSWLDHRLRPMVLTASFEYASRADTGAATECYRDLAALRQFLDSPASSLFFDVPWAPIFLLLLFLVHPLLGTIGLLSALALLLFAFMTELATREPLAHANLALTRSYLRFATALKNIEVIRAMGMQDGAALIVYRDAEMARRAQDIAMHRTEIILGFSKSIRTLAQIFMMGSATWLVLANSGSPGIIFVASLLLGRGLAPIEGAIGAWRSFMFARNAFHRLNRMLITVASDCDARMVPLPEPNGLLLDNVSYFKPFADRPILTGITLRLAPGDCVALIGPSGSGKSTLGRVIAGVVPATSGYALLGGVDISALRLCGGTRHVGYLPQDIELFGGAIKDVIGRLDGGDPGKAIDAAKLVGLHEAIMRLPQGYETDIGEGGNLLLRAQRQQLGLARAAYGNPSLIVLDDPNSSLDYDGERMLFTAIERMKSRGMIVVVITHRMGILPVTNKIAIMRDGTVAAFGDSERIYETYLQPPSRTGT, from the coding sequence ATGACAACGATTTCCATAAAGCCACCGCGCCCGCCGACACAGCTTGTTGTTGCGCTGCGCGCTTGTGCCGGAGCCTTCGGCTTGGTCTTCCTCTATAGTTGCGGCTACAATCTCTTTCTTCTGGCGCCTTCCATCTATCTCCTGCAGATCTATGACAGGGTCATGTCGAGCCGAAGTGTCGACACGCTCGTGATGCTGACGATGATCATCGCCATTGCCGTTGTGGTCGGGTCCACGCTGGATATCGTGCGCAGGGCAGCTCTTTCGCGCATCGGCAGTTGGCTGGACCACAGGCTACGCCCCATGGTGCTCACCGCCTCGTTCGAATACGCCTCCCGCGCCGATACGGGAGCTGCCACGGAATGCTACAGGGACCTGGCGGCATTGCGCCAGTTCCTCGATTCACCGGCCAGCTCGCTTTTTTTTGACGTTCCCTGGGCGCCGATATTCCTGCTCCTGCTCTTTCTCGTTCATCCGCTGCTTGGGACCATCGGCCTTCTGAGCGCACTTGCACTCCTGTTGTTTGCGTTCATGACGGAACTGGCGACGCGAGAACCGCTTGCCCACGCCAATCTTGCCCTTACGAGGAGCTATCTGCGATTTGCGACCGCCCTCAAGAACATCGAGGTCATCAGGGCAATGGGCATGCAGGACGGCGCAGCGCTGATCGTCTATCGCGACGCGGAAATGGCAAGAAGGGCGCAGGACATCGCGATGCATCGCACCGAGATCATTCTTGGTTTTTCCAAATCGATCCGCACACTTGCACAGATCTTCATGATGGGATCCGCGACATGGCTGGTGCTCGCCAACAGCGGCAGTCCCGGAATCATCTTCGTTGCCAGCCTGCTCCTCGGGCGCGGGCTCGCACCGATCGAGGGCGCAATAGGTGCATGGCGCTCCTTCATGTTTGCGCGCAATGCCTTCCATCGCCTGAACAGAATGCTGATAACAGTCGCATCGGACTGCGATGCGCGAATGGTGCCCCTGCCGGAGCCCAATGGCCTCCTTCTCGATAACGTCAGCTATTTCAAGCCATTCGCCGATCGGCCGATATTGACTGGTATCACATTGCGCCTCGCGCCAGGTGATTGCGTAGCGCTCATTGGTCCGTCGGGATCGGGAAAATCGACGCTTGGTCGCGTCATAGCAGGCGTTGTGCCGGCAACGAGCGGATATGCTCTCCTCGGTGGGGTCGATATCTCGGCTCTGCGCCTTTGCGGCGGGACCCGCCATGTCGGGTACCTGCCGCAGGACATCGAGCTCTTCGGCGGCGCAATCAAGGATGTGATCGGCCGGCTGGACGGTGGAGATCCCGGCAAAGCGATCGACGCCGCCAAGCTGGTTGGATTGCACGAGGCGATCATGCGGCTGCCGCAGGGCTACGAAACCGATATCGGCGAAGGTGGAAACCTGCTTCTTCGGGCTCAGCGTCAACAGTTGGGATTGGCACGGGCCGCCTATGGAAATCCGTCTCTTATCGTTCTCGACGATCCGAATTCGAGCCTGGATTATGACGGCGAACGCATGCTGTTTACGGCAATCGAGCGCATGAAATCCCGGGGGATGATCGTCGTTGTCATAACCCACCGGATGGGGATCCTGCCGGTCACCAATAAGATTGCCATCATGCGTGACGGGACGGTGGCCGCTTTTGGCGACAGCGAGCGGATTTATGAAACCTATCTTCAACCACCGTCTCGAACAGGAACGTAG
- a CDS encoding HlyD family type I secretion periplasmic adaptor subunit, with product MTLVPLDATPARFSNSSRIGQRLAPRPTATARQQTAYAPVIEQKQRGPAPPSPMPGLRGVVWTGNLLILVFIVGLGIWSVLAPLKSAAVASGVIEPESSRKTIQHLEGGIVRRILVKNGDAVMTGQIVIELDDTKFRSERDSIQGQLWDAEGSRARLLAEQTGGDHVAYPEDLRAAMDRYPSVSAILSGQQKIFEARRRVMQAEIQIANEKIAQVRQEIVGLGVQKAALADRAAISSQELDQVTDLTAKGLERRSRLLNLQREKADLDGQQGQVEAQISRAYQVISEAQADLAKLESDRLSEVAQGMRDTESRIMQLRERLRAIDDQLSRTDIRAPEDGTIMNLRIHTSGGVIGAGEPLVDLLPRADRLIVSAHVRPEDINLVHAGLEAQVHLLPYNQRRVPLLKGRVEYVSADRLTDPQNGQPYFAATIRVTDERLAKMRDVELVAGMPAQTLIETGKSSVALYAVRPLLDSFNRAFRED from the coding sequence ATGACCCTTGTTCCACTGGACGCAACGCCGGCGAGATTTTCAAATTCGTCAAGGATCGGGCAGCGGTTGGCGCCGCGACCAACGGCGACAGCCAGGCAACAGACGGCCTATGCGCCAGTGATCGAACAGAAACAGCGCGGACCCGCTCCCCCTTCGCCCATGCCGGGGCTCAGAGGCGTTGTCTGGACGGGGAACCTGTTGATCCTGGTTTTCATCGTCGGATTGGGGATCTGGTCGGTTCTGGCGCCGCTGAAAAGCGCTGCAGTTGCCTCGGGCGTTATCGAGCCGGAGTCCAGCCGCAAGACCATTCAGCATCTGGAAGGCGGAATTGTCCGACGGATCCTCGTCAAAAACGGCGACGCGGTCATGACCGGGCAGATCGTGATCGAACTCGACGACACGAAGTTTCGTTCGGAGCGCGACAGCATCCAAGGGCAACTTTGGGACGCCGAAGGAAGCCGCGCCCGTCTGCTTGCGGAGCAGACAGGCGGCGACCATGTCGCCTATCCCGAGGATCTCAGGGCGGCCATGGACCGATATCCCTCGGTCAGCGCGATTCTCAGTGGGCAACAGAAAATCTTCGAAGCTCGTCGCCGGGTCATGCAGGCTGAAATTCAGATCGCCAATGAAAAAATCGCGCAGGTGCGGCAGGAAATCGTCGGACTTGGCGTGCAGAAGGCGGCACTGGCCGACAGAGCCGCAATCTCGAGCCAAGAACTGGATCAGGTCACGGACCTCACCGCCAAAGGACTGGAAAGAAGGAGCAGGCTTCTCAACCTCCAGCGCGAAAAAGCAGACCTGGATGGCCAGCAGGGTCAGGTGGAGGCACAGATTTCCCGCGCCTACCAGGTGATCAGCGAGGCCCAGGCCGATCTCGCAAAGCTCGAGAGCGACCGGTTGAGCGAAGTCGCCCAGGGCATGCGCGACACGGAAAGCCGGATCATGCAGCTGCGCGAGCGCCTGCGGGCGATCGACGACCAGCTTTCAAGGACCGATATCCGTGCTCCCGAAGATGGAACGATCATGAACCTGCGCATCCACACATCAGGTGGGGTGATCGGTGCGGGCGAACCGCTCGTCGATCTTCTGCCACGCGCCGATCGCCTTATCGTGTCTGCCCATGTCAGACCGGAAGATATCAATCTCGTTCATGCGGGGCTCGAGGCACAGGTCCACCTCTTGCCATACAATCAGCGGCGTGTTCCACTCCTGAAAGGTCGGGTCGAGTATGTATCGGCGGACCGCCTCACCGATCCGCAGAACGGCCAGCCCTATTTTGCCGCAACGATCCGTGTAACGGACGAGCGGCTGGCGAAAATGCGTGATGTCGAACTGGTCGCGGGCATGCCCGCACAAACACTGATCGAAACAGGCAAAAGCAGCGTGGCGCTCTATGCTGTCAGACCACTTCTCGACAGCTTCAACAGAGCATTTCGTGAGGACTGA
- a CDS encoding response regulator transcription factor → MKNCWVANILGSTQVSNSARTARRTGRNVPTVIVIEHSTLARTTVVKLLEGELAGWNFIDMISTESLDRALGTEVRLVALDLAGRGVESISLRDDLAAIATRFPEAPITLLSDTDDVNIARQALKMGIRGFFSTSLPIDIALAGLRLVLAGGTFCPQLLGAVANGSNEPGPARTEAEKSLDDRMQYLAIADFTPREADVLAELQSGCSNKVIAGKLNLSGHTVKMHLQHIMRKLQAQNRTEVVARLVQRAAGGQDASPSQDPGLL, encoded by the coding sequence ATGAAAAACTGTTGGGTTGCAAATATTCTGGGGAGCACGCAGGTGTCCAACAGTGCTAGAACTGCGCGCCGTACCGGGCGCAATGTACCAACTGTTATCGTTATCGAGCATTCTACACTGGCGCGTACGACCGTGGTGAAGCTTCTTGAGGGTGAACTCGCCGGGTGGAATTTTATCGATATGATCTCGACCGAGAGTCTCGATAGAGCTCTTGGAACCGAGGTGCGTTTGGTTGCATTGGATCTGGCTGGCAGAGGTGTTGAGAGCATCAGCCTGCGTGATGACCTCGCGGCAATTGCTACGCGTTTTCCCGAGGCTCCCATTACGTTGCTCTCGGACACGGATGACGTCAACATAGCCCGTCAGGCCCTCAAGATGGGTATACGCGGCTTTTTCTCGACTTCACTGCCCATTGATATTGCCCTAGCCGGCCTTCGTCTCGTTCTGGCGGGAGGAACATTCTGCCCGCAGTTGTTAGGGGCTGTTGCAAATGGCTCCAACGAGCCCGGCCCGGCCAGAACTGAGGCCGAAAAAAGCTTGGATGATAGAATGCAGTATCTGGCGATTGCCGATTTTACCCCCCGGGAGGCGGATGTCCTCGCAGAGTTGCAATCCGGCTGCTCGAATAAGGTCATCGCAGGAAAACTCAATTTGTCAGGGCATACGGTGAAAATGCATTTGCAACATATAATGCGTAAGTTGCAGGCGCAGAACCGCACTGAAGTGGTTGCCCGATTGGTTCAAAGAGCCGCCGGCGGGCAGGACGCCTCGCCGAGCCAGGATCCTGGATTGCTCTGA
- a CDS encoding protein-L-isoaspartate(D-aspartate) O-methyltransferase, translating into MDMTRVRDHMVEHHVTRRGIRDRGVTEAMRTVPREKFVSLGCEEFPYEDAPLSIGEGQTISQPFIVALMLEKARLDAGDKVLEVGTGSGYTSALMSRIARRVYSIERHERLALQAKERFEKLGYHNIDVRVGDGSKGWPEAAPFDAIVVSASAPAVPSALKAQLDLGGRLVIPVGRSEQRLKRVTRTGAATFEEEDLGGVLFVPLIGEDAWTAAHPMYTATAPPSPGTFASGPGSPRNAEGEGMEKIQDLPALPEGVLDHTEFQRRFWAIQRIAWIIFTLLLVACLLGLLGRGGPFSRQTIAFPGGAVDFPVLSRWNAPETMTVNFAPSSEDRVFTIDAAFLQSFSIEGVDPPEKATLVRQGRIGYVFPSDPAGPTQIVFRLQTQLPGPCRSTIGIGAQTRAHSTFIFP; encoded by the coding sequence ATGGATATGACGCGCGTCCGAGATCACATGGTGGAGCACCACGTTACGCGTCGTGGCATTCGCGATCGAGGTGTCACGGAGGCGATGCGCACGGTGCCGCGCGAAAAATTCGTCTCTCTGGGCTGTGAGGAGTTCCCCTATGAGGATGCACCGCTGTCGATCGGCGAGGGCCAGACGATTTCGCAGCCGTTTATTGTAGCCCTGATGCTCGAAAAGGCCCGCCTGGATGCGGGTGACAAGGTGCTGGAGGTCGGAACGGGCTCCGGCTACACCTCAGCCCTCATGAGCCGTATAGCAAGGCGGGTCTATTCCATCGAACGCCATGAGAGGCTGGCGCTTCAGGCCAAGGAAAGGTTCGAGAAGCTCGGATATCATAACATTGACGTTCGTGTGGGCGATGGCAGCAAGGGCTGGCCGGAAGCCGCCCCATTCGACGCCATTGTCGTTTCTGCAAGCGCACCCGCGGTGCCGTCCGCCTTGAAGGCGCAATTGGACCTCGGAGGGCGGCTCGTCATCCCGGTCGGCCGCAGCGAGCAGCGGCTGAAACGCGTCACGCGCACCGGCGCCGCTACGTTCGAGGAGGAAGATCTCGGCGGGGTTCTCTTCGTTCCCCTGATCGGTGAAGACGCCTGGACTGCTGCACATCCAATGTACACGGCGACGGCCCCGCCATCGCCGGGAACTTTTGCGTCCGGCCCAGGTTCTCCGCGAAACGCAGAGGGAGAGGGCATGGAAAAGATACAAGACTTGCCTGCGCTGCCCGAAGGCGTGCTCGATCATACCGAATTCCAGCGGCGGTTCTGGGCAATTCAACGCATTGCCTGGATCATCTTCACGCTTCTTCTCGTGGCCTGTCTGCTGGGCTTGCTTGGAAGAGGCGGTCCGTTTTCACGGCAAACCATCGCGTTTCCTGGAGGGGCTGTGGATTTTCCCGTCCTCTCCCGCTGGAACGCCCCGGAGACTATGACGGTGAACTTCGCGCCGTCATCCGAAGACCGGGTCTTCACGATCGATGCCGCCTTTCTTCAGAGCTTTTCGATAGAGGGCGTCGACCCGCCTGAGAAGGCGACCTTGGTGCGCCAAGGCCGGATCGGCTACGTATTCCCAAGCGATCCGGCAGGACCGACGCAGATCGTGTTCCGTCTGCAGACACAACTCCCCGGCCCTTGCCGCAGCACCATCGGCATCGGCGCGCAGACACGCGCGCACTCCACTTTCATTTTTCCATGA
- a CDS encoding transposase, giving the protein MGKRKFDDDQITIILKEHQAGVTVADVCHKHGISEPTFYRWQSLQFGSAGLEARRVRALEEENQKLKKLLAEAMLSAATLSEMLAKSSKGRN; this is encoded by the coding sequence ATGGGCAAGAGGAAATTCGACGACGACCAGATTACGATCATTCTGAAGGAGCACCAGGCCGGCGTGACGGTGGCAGATGTTTGCCACAAGCACGGCATCAGCGAGCCGACCTTCTATCGGTGGCAATCCCTGCAATTCGGAAGCGCCGGTCTCGAAGCCAGAAGGGTGAGAGCACTGGAGGAAGAGAACCAGAAGCTCAAGAAACTTTTGGCGGAAGCCATGCTCTCCGCGGCCACGCTGAGCGAGATGCTGGCGAAGTCATCGAAAGGGCGAAACTAA
- a CDS encoding PE-PGRS family protein, whose protein sequence is MPIPQISDTIHLNHPDAGDANAGNGGDGHNDGNINYNPVAYISPVQTVDGASTHLHNGDHVWQTADWDAGGGGAGGLSQAQNGFLASLTSGAGGAGGNAHSNGDQSNTSGHDTASVAAATTATQYTQLVADQHATILAGVGGNGGNGNNALGGDISSALVHTDPETTTVNNSLDHFINAFGHIDVSHLG, encoded by the coding sequence ATGCCTATTCCACAAATATCCGACACCATTCATCTCAACCACCCGGATGCGGGTGACGCGAATGCCGGCAACGGTGGTGATGGACACAATGATGGGAACATCAACTACAACCCGGTTGCCTATATCTCGCCCGTGCAAACGGTCGACGGGGCATCCACCCATCTGCACAACGGCGATCACGTTTGGCAGACGGCAGATTGGGACGCCGGCGGCGGTGGAGCCGGTGGCTTGAGCCAGGCCCAGAATGGCTTCCTGGCATCGCTGACCAGCGGCGCCGGCGGCGCTGGAGGAAACGCCCACTCCAACGGCGATCAAAGCAATACGAGCGGCCATGACACGGCTTCGGTGGCTGCGGCGACGACCGCCACGCAATACACCCAGCTCGTGGCCGATCAGCATGCCACCATCCTGGCAGGTGTCGGCGGCAACGGCGGCAACGGGAACAACGCCCTGGGCGGCGATATCTCGTCGGCTCTGGTTCACACGGATCCCGAAACGACGACGGTGAACAATTCTCTCGATCACTTCATAAACGCCTTCGGCCATATCGATGTCAGCCATCTTGGCTGA